The Acidimicrobiales bacterium genomic sequence CGCGGTGGTCGTGCCGTGATGACCGCCCTCACCACACCAACCGCCCAGGTCAAAAAGGGCCGTACTCCGACCGCAGCCACCCCGTTCGGAGCGATCGAGTTGCGGAACGCATCGAAGCACTACCCCGGCAACCCGCCGGTGCGAGCGCTCGACGACGTCACCGTTCGGATAGACCACGGCGAACTCGTAGCCGTGGTCGGCCCCTCCGGCTCGGGCAAGTCAACCATGCTGACCGTCATGGGCACCCTCGACCAGCCGACCGCCGGCACGGTGCTTGTCGACGGGATCGACACCACCACCCTCGACGACAACCGGCTCGCCGGGCTCAGGGCCCGCCGCATCGGCTTCGTGTTCCAGCAGTTCTTCCTCCTGCCCGGCATGAGCACCGTCGACAACGTCGCCAACGGACTCCTGTATCAAGGCGTCAAGCTGGCCGAGCGCCGCGACCGCGCCGTAGCCGCCTTGGAAAGGGTCGGGCTCGGTCACCGGCTCGGGCATCGCCCCAACCAGCTCTCCGGCGGCGAGCAACAACGTGTCGCTGTGGCCCGCGCTCTGGTCCACGACCCGGCGTTCGTGCTCGCCGA encodes the following:
- a CDS encoding ABC transporter ATP-binding protein, yielding MTALTTPTAQVKKGRTPTAATPFGAIELRNASKHYPGNPPVRALDDVTVRIDHGELVAVVGPSGSGKSTMLTVMGTLDQPTAGTVLVDGIDTTTLDDNRLAGLRARRIGFVFQQFFLLPGMSTVDNVANGLLYQGVKLAERRDRAVAALERVGLGHRLGHRPNQLSGGEQQRVAVARALVHDPAFVLADEPTGNLDSRSTAAVVDLLEGLHAEGTTIVVITHDLDLAQRFPRQLSILDGRLQADTRQERTR